In Ovis aries strain OAR_USU_Benz2616 breed Rambouillet chromosome 16, ARS-UI_Ramb_v3.0, whole genome shotgun sequence, one DNA window encodes the following:
- the BASP1 gene encoding brain acid soluble protein 1 → MGGKLSKKKKGYNVNDEKAKDKDKKAEGAGTEEEGTPKENETQAAAETTEVKEGKEEKQEKEAQDAANKPEDKEGEKDAEAAKEDAPKAEPEPTEGAEGKPEPPKDAEQEPAAASGPSAGGDAPKASEAEAAEPAAPTKDDKSKEGGDPTKTEAPAAPAAQETKSDGAPASDSKPSSTEAAPSSKETPAATEAPSSTPKAQAPAAPADEVKPAETPAANSDQTVAVKE, encoded by the coding sequence ATGGGAGGCAAACTGAGCAAGAAGAAGAAGGGGTACAATGTGAATGATGAGAAGGCCAAGGACAAAGACAAGAAGGCTGAAGGAGCTGGGACAGAAGAGGAGGGAACCCCGAAGGAGAATGAGACCCAGGCAGCTGCCGAGACCACAGAGGTGAAGGAGGGcaaagaggagaagcaggagaaggaggcccAGGACGCCGCCAACAAGCCAGAAGACAAGGAAGGTGAGAAAGACGCCGAGGCGGCCAAGGAAGACGCCCCGAAGGCAGAGCCTGAGCCGACGGAGGGGGCTGAGGGCAAGCCGGAGCCCCCCAAAGATGCTGAGCAGGAGCCGGCGGCCGCCTCAGGCCCCTCCGCTGGCGGCGATGCCCCCAAAGCTTCGGAGGCCGAGGCAGCGGAGCCCGCGGCCCCCACCAAGGATGACAAGAGCAAGGAGGGAGGGGACCCCACAAAGACTGAGGCTCCCGCCGCTCCTGCCGCGCAGGAGACGAAAAGTGACGGGGCCCCAGCTTCAGACTCAAAACCCAGCAGCACTGAGGCTGCCCCATCCTCCAAGGAGACGCCGGCAGCCACGGAAGCGCCGAGTTCCACGCCCAAGGCTCAGGCCCCCGCAGCCCCCGCAGACGAGGTCAAACCTGCCGAGACCCCGGCAGCTAATTCCGATCAAACCGTAGCAGTGAAAGAGTAA